The segment CcattaaacacagttataataaaactcAATGCTACAGATTTAGATGAAGGCTCAAATggggatgttcaatattcctttgtTCAAAACAGATTAAATACAGCAACAGaaatatttgatttaaatcaaCAAACAGGAGAAATATTTGTTAAGGGGAATATAGACtttgaaaaatcacaattttatGAATTAAATATAAGAGCAACAGACAAAGGAGTGCCTGAATTAGAGGGACGCTGCATTATTCAGATTCAAGTACAAGATGTGAATGATAATACTCCAGAAATTATTTTTACCTCCAAGTCAAATGAAATACCAGAAAATGCACCACTGGGAACTGTTGTTGGCTTTATCAGCGTTAGAGATAAAGATTCAGGGAGAAATGGAGAGATAAAATTAGATATATCATCGGATCTACCTTTTAAATGCCAATCCTTTAAAAATCGATATTCATTAGTCACTAGTGGATATCTTGATAGAGAAAAGGTCTCCCAATATACTATTCAGCTTACTGCTTCTGATTTAGGTTCTCCACCTTTGTATAACCAGACTATAATCATACTAAATATTTCTGATGCTAATGATAATCCTCCAACATTTCTGCAGTCAGTTTACAATGCTTTCAGTAAAGAAAACAATGAACCAGGACGATTATTGTGCTCTGTATTTGCTACTGATCCTGATGAAGGAGCTAACTCAGATGTGACATATTCTATAACAGAAAGCCAAATAGATGGTTCAGCTGTATCTTCGTTTGTGTACATTAACTCCCAAAATGGTAATATTTATGCTCAGCGTACTTTTGACTATGAGCAGTTTCAAGTTTTACAAATTGCAGCAAAAGTGGAAGATGCAGGATCTCCCAAATTATTTTCCAATGTCTCAGTCTTCATATTCATTATAGATGTAAATGATAACAACCCATCAATATTATATCCACAATATTCAACTGATCTGCTTACCCAAGAAAATATTCCAAGATCAGCATCAGTTGGTTATCTGGTCACAAAAGTGTCTGCAGTGGATCAGGATTCAGGTCACAATGCTTGGATTGTCTATAGTCTTCTTAAATCTACAAGTAATAATTTATTTCAGATTTCGGCATACTCAGGAGAAATAAGAACTATACGTGACATCCATGATGCAGATAATACTGAGCAACAGCTTGTTGTTTTAGTCAATGACCATGGACAGCCATCTTTATCAACGGAAATCACCATAGTTGTAAATATCATTGACAGAATTGTAGATGAAAGACCAAAATCTCAGGATAGTTTTACAAATTCTAAACCCCAACCAGACATAACTTTATACCTAATTATTTCACTGGTGGCAATCAGTTTGGTTTCACTTGTAACCTTTGTCATATTGCTTGTGAAATgcttaaaaaaaggaaattatgaCAGTTGTGGATCTTGTATTTTGAACAAATCCCAACCCAAGCAGTATGCAGGAGAGTATCAGCCAACACTTTTCCTGAACACAGATGGAACCTTAAAATACATGGAAGTGAGGATGGCACCTACAGAACCTCAAGGGCAATGCTACCAGGCCTGTTTCCCTACAGCATCAGAAAACAATGATTTTACCTTTATGAAACCACTAAATTTCCCACAACTGAAAGAAATGGTCAATGAAACAGGGTCTACTTCTGATTTAAATTATTCTCCCAAACCAAATCAGGTGAGGTGAAATTATGTATTCTTTAAACTTCTCAAGTAATGAccagcaaaacacataaaaaatgtttaaatataagatttcctgcattttaatatttttttatttgctgttgCTTGCTAAAGTTTTAAATTCAGATAATTGCAGTTGTTTGAGGTCTtacatttaaagtatttttttaataactgaAAATATAAAGTGAAGGGAAACATCAGATTATATAATCTATGTTTTTGtgataataatatttaattcaATTAAATATTTGGTTGTTGCTTGTGATGCATCAAACTGAACATATTTTCTAGAAAACCTTATATTGTCTTAATAATTTAAAGCTTTTACCGCAAGATACCTCTAAAATTATGAGCAATTATATCAGAACTACcaaaaatttatattatttattatttgcttTGAGTACATAATTTCATCTTTATATTtactggttaattttttttttattatgaattgtGTTTAAACATATTTACTATACAGAGAGTTTATAATAGGCTGAAATAATTATTCAACTTgtcaaaaataatataataataatagcaagtGAATGCatagtattataaaaaaaatagtatatattaTAGGGTGCACAGAAATGTAGGTTTGCAGTGATCTATTAAACACTATGAATGCCAGAATGCATTTGAGTGCATTTTCAAAAGTTTTACTGTatagcattttataaaaaaataaattaaaaaaactacagcTGAAATGATTACTTTAGTAATAGTTACCTAAATACTAAGGGCATAGAATGGATAAAGGCAGACATTTATATGCATCGAAGAACATTGGCAGGTTGTGCACAAAATATGTAAATGTCAAACATTTGCCAGGATAAAATACTTTCTCAAAATATATCATGAGCTTTATTTTATAAGGTAATAAGAGAAAGAACCAGATCATGTTTATTTAACTTTGATAATtttcatatctatgtgtttatgatTGTTAATGCTGCTCACTAGGAtttgtatgtgttatatatatatatataattgtatgtgtgtgtgtctatgt is part of the Bombina bombina isolate aBomBom1 chromosome 6, aBomBom1.pri, whole genome shotgun sequence genome and harbors:
- the LOC128664828 gene encoding protocadherin gamma-C5-like, encoding MDKRSFLHALKWQVILSFLCSWGWVSGQLRYSIAEESELGTLIGNVAQDLGISLTYINTRLMSLRSEGSSRFFSLESGALIAKRRIDRESLCGSSSDCLLYIEIIVENPLELFSVEIEILDINDNSPVFLKANQVLKILEIVANPGKIFHLETAEDQDVGINAVTQYRLNPNPYFSLSVKNQNDGTLIPELVLETILDREEKKEHKLILTATDGGENPRRGSCEVTVIVLDINDNAPVFDQSTYKISLLENLPLNTVIIKLNATDLDEGSNGDVQYSFVQNRLNTATEIFDLNQQTGEIFVKGNIDFEKSQFYELNIRATDKGVPELEGRCIIQIQVQDVNDNTPEIIFTSKSNEIPENAPLGTVVGFISVRDKDSGRNGEIKLDISSDLPFKCQSFKNRYSLVTSGYLDREKVSQYTIQLTASDLGSPPLYNQTIIILNISDANDNPPTFLQSVYNAFSKENNEPGRLLCSVFATDPDEGANSDVTYSITESQIDGSAVSSFVYINSQNGNIYAQRTFDYEQFQVLQIAAKVEDAGSPKLFSNVSVFIFIIDVNDNNPSILYPQYSTDLLTQENIPRSASVGYLVTKVSAVDQDSGHNAWIVYSLLKSTSNNLFQISAYSGEIRTIRDIHDADNTEQQLVVLVNDHGQPSLSTEITIVVNIIDRIVDERPKSQDSFTNSKPQPDITLYLIISLVAISLVSLVTFVILLVKCLKKGNYDSCGSCILNKSQPKQYAGEYQPTLFLNTDGTLKYMEVRMAPTEPQGQCYQACFPTASENNDFTFMKPLNFPQLKEMVNETGSTSDLNYSPKPNQVR